From a region of the Dunckerocampus dactyliophorus isolate RoL2022-P2 chromosome 20, RoL_Ddac_1.1, whole genome shotgun sequence genome:
- the vps72a gene encoding vacuolar protein sorting 72 homolog a yields MSLAVHREPRKTAGNRMSKLLDAEEEDEFYKTTYGGFNDESGDDEYHGEHSDTEDEVDSDFDIDEGDEPDSDQEEDAPRRKSRVVTKAYKEPVKVAKPKPKPKRPSEETKKTEKTKVELKRRIPQEFQDFGETRKSVRQSTSEHTRKTNLRLQERQDAPRRRRGAHRDRPLTQEELLAEAKLTAELNIRSLENYERLEADKKKQVHKKRRFEGPTIRYHSVLMPLVSPSLPKEENVDVEGLDQDVPQTASANPATPSQQPAGGLCSRTYVTFSDDEAFEAAFPHGAPAAPQVPVQEICPVTHKAALYRDPVTDIPYANSRAFRIIREAYRKYVAAHGFPNMSGGMAGHDSASRGARHKMAVKQSTVSS; encoded by the exons ATGAGTTTAGCAGTTCACCGAGAGCCCAGGAAGACAGCAGGGAATCGCATGTCAAAGTTGCTGGATGCCGAAGAGGAGGACGAGTTCTACAAGACGACTTACGGAGGCTTCAACGAT GAATCGGGAGACGACGAGTACCACGGAGAACACTCAGACACGGAGGATGAGGTGGACAGCGATTTTGACATCGACGAGGGGGACGAGCCCGACAGCGACCAGGAGGAAGATGCGCCTCGGCGGAAAAGTCGAGTTGTTACTAAAGCGTATAAG GAACCTGTCAAAGTTGCCAAGCCTAAGCCGAAGCCCAAAAGACCCTCAGAGGAGACAAAGAAGACGGAGAAAACCAAAGTGGAGCTCAAACGGAGGATTCCGCAAGAATTTCAAGACTTTGGCGAGA CCCGGAAGTCCGTGCGACAGTCCACCAGTGAACACACCCGCAAGACCAATCTGCGCCTGCAGGAGCGCCAGGATGCCCCTCGGCGCAGGAGGGGGGCCCACCGAGACCGACCTCTGACGCAAGAGGAGCTGCTGGCCGAGGCCAAGCTCACAGCTGAGCTCAACATTCGATCACTGG aaaacTACGAGCGCCTGGAAGCGGACAAGAAGAAACAGGTGCACAAGAAGCGTCGCTTCGAGGGTCCCACCATCCGTTACCATTCTGTCCTCATGCCGCTTGTCTCGCCATCGCTTCCCAAAGAAGAGAACGTGGACGTGGAAGG GTTGGACCAGGATGTCCCTCAGACCGCTTCCGCGAATCCGGCCACGCCTTCCCAGCAGCCCGCCGGCGGCCTCTGCTCGCGCACTTATGTGACCTTCAGCGACGACGAAGCCTTCGAGGCCGCCTTCCCGCACGGAGCCCCGGCGGCACCCCAGGTACCCGTGCAGGAAATCTGCCCCGTCACCCACAAGGCGGCGCTGTACCGCGACCCGGTCACCGACATCCCTTACGCCAACTCGCGAGCCTTCCGCATCATCCGGGAGGCGTACCGTAAGTACGTGGCCGCTCATGGGTTCCCAAACATGTCAGGGGGAATGGCGGGGCATGACTCGGCTTCGAGGGGAGCACGCCACAAGATGGCGGTCAAACAGAGCACCGTCTCTTCGTAG
- the LOC129173057 gene encoding leucine-rich repeat and immunoglobulin-like domain-containing nogo receptor-interacting protein 1 translates to MQAARHHRLRLGAFCMLAAGMVLTSEAPPPPSPSCPHLCGCDVTTWRVNCSYGRLSAVPEHLPPDATQLNLSHNAIRTLAPQHFGALARLLGLDLSDNLLAYIEVDAFLGLKSLINLHLARNLLKVLPVGAFSGLSELQLLDVSSNELLGFLDYTFKDVARLRVMKALQNDLVFISRQAFAGLSGLRQLHLDACNVTSVPTEALAHVGGLTSLYLYRLGSSSLPSYAFIGLVRLKQLVISDWLRLEALSANSLVGLNLTSLTIRRCNLSTIPYVPLHHLVYLVHLDLSYNPITHIHANQLGDLLRLQELHLVGGHLLHVELMAFAGLTNLNLLNVSGNLLSTLQEGVFHSVDALQHLGLDANPLSCDCRLLWLVHRHSSLSFGGRSPVCTTLQSQGWWNFLEHSEAEVLLTCRPPRIQRRQPQQVRVDQGHTVVFYCHAEGDPAPSVTWLSPQRRALSDVGRIRALANGSLEVRYAQPQDSGTYRCMASNVAGNDTSPISLQVQGFSSSSNPFHLKSWLVFPSTSPGRASGPQEIPIDVKTLLIAAAIGVLSFFSSVSVCFVFIFLWSKGKGQLKHTATIAYVPRSVTSSNGGTGNYMETSRFTMKLM, encoded by the coding sequence ATGCAGGCAGCCCGCCATCACAGACTGCGCTTGGGGGCTTTCTGCATGTTGGCAGCTGGCATGGTGTTAACTTCAGAAGCTCCGCCTCCACCGTCGCCATCGTGTCCTCACTTGTGCGGCTGCGACGTGACCACATGGCGGGTCAACTGCTCTTACGGCCGCCTCAGCGCTGTTCCTGAACATCTGCCTCCTGATGCCACTCAGCTGAACCTGAGCCACAACGCCATCAGGACTCTGGCACCTCAGCACTTTGGAGCTCTGGCGCGACTTTTAGGCTTGGATTTGAGCGACAACCTGCTTGCGTACATCGAGGTGGACGCGTTCCTCGGGTTGAAGAGCCTCATCAATCTGCACCTTGCTCGTAATCTCCTGAAGGTTCTTCCCGTTGGAGCTTTTTCCGGCTTGTCAGAGCTGCAACTGCTGGACGTGAGCAGCAATGAGCTCTTGGGCTTCCTTGATTACACCTTTAAAGACGTAGCGAGGCTGCGTGTGATGAAAGCGCTGCAAAACGACCTGGTCTTCATCTCTCGCCAGGCCTTTGCCGGCCTAAGCGGCCTGCGCCAGCTCCACCTGGACGCCTGCAACGTGACTTCAGTGCCCACAGAGGCGCTGGCACATGTTGGCGGACTGACTAGTTTGTATTTGTACCGTCTTGGCTCCAGCTCGCTGCCAAGCTATGCTTTCATCGGCTTGGTGCGTCTCAAGCAGCTCGTCATCTCTGATTGGCTCAGACTGGAGGCACTGTCAGCAAACAGCCTCGTTGGCCTCAATCTGACATCGCTCACTATTAGAAGATGCAACCTCAGCACCATCCCTTACGTCCCTTTGCATCATCTAGTCTATCTTGTCCACCTTGACCTGTCGTATAACCCCATCACTCACATCCACGCCAACCAGCTTGGTGACCTGCTCAGGCTCCAAGAGCTCCATCTCGTTGGAGGACATCTTCTGCATGTTGAACTCATGGCCTTTGCTGGTTTGACAAATCTGAACCTCCTCAATGTGTCAGGAAACCTTCTGAGCACGCTCCAGGAGGGCGTCTTTCATTCCGTCGACGCCCTCCAGCATTTAGGCCTAGACGCCAACCCCCTTTCCTGCGACTGCCGCCTGCTGTGGCTGGTCCACCGACACTCCTCTCTCAGCTTTGGTGGACGTTCTCCAGTGTGTACTACTCTCCAGTCGCAGGGTTGGTGGAATTTTCTGGAGCACTCCGAAGCGGAAGTCCTGCTCACATGCCGGCCACCTCGTATACAAAGACGCCAACCTCAGCAGGTGAGGGTGGATCAGGGGCACACGGTCGTCTTCTACTGCCATGCGGAAGGTGACCCTGCGCCATCTGTCACTTGGTTGAGCCCACAGCGTAGAGCTTTGAGCGACGTGGGCAGGATACGAGCCCTTGCCAACGGCTCGCTGGAGGTTCGCTATGCTCAGCCTCAGGACAGCGGTACTTATCGCTGCATGGCGTCCAATGTGGCGGGAAATGACACGTCGCCTATCAGCCTCCAAGTCCAAGGTTTCTCCTCATCCTCAAACCCTTTTCATCTTAAAAGCTGGCTGGTCTTCCCGTCCACCTCTCCGGGACGTGCAAGCGGCCCGCAGGAGATCCCGATCGACGTCAAGACGCTGCTGATAGCAGCGGCCATCGGCGTCCTTTCGTTTTTCAGCTCGGTGAGCGTGTGTTTCGTCTTCATCTTCTTGTGGAGTAAGGGTAAAGGGCAGCTAAAGCACACCGCCACCATTGCGTACGTGCCACGTAGCGTGACGAGCAGTAATGGTGGCACGGGCAACTACATGGAAACCAGCAGGTTTACCATGAAACTGATGTGA
- the LOC129173058 gene encoding cathepsin K-like isoform X1, whose protein sequence is MRLMLGPQRFGGPGGPHEEEDQGPGAAQPTELGGLQQPRRQPWLQRRLHHPGLPICRTQPRRRLGTLLHHTSTRMGGIAMVGGKAGHCSSFCVLPRRDEAEPQAAVRRVAVAVNVVLPSFQIYKGDLEMFRSLLFAILWGLAEADISPALDDHWELWKKMHNKVYSHQVEESGRRQIWEENLQMINVHNLETSLGLHTFELAMNHLGDLTREEISGTLTGTIIPSDLERYHFNFNWDKSSRLPHSLDWRERGLVTEVKMQGPCGSCWAFSAVGALEGQLKKTTGVLTSLSPQNLVDCSLEYGNHGCHGGFMANAFKYVNQNKGIDSDNTYPYMGKRGECKYNVQDRAANCSGYVYIPKGNEKALKMALAMVGPISIAVDASRPKFHFYRHGVYQDNTCTHKVNHGVLAVGYGTEKGSDYWLVKNSWGVRYGDEGYIKMARNRRNQCGIALYACFPVM, encoded by the exons ATGAGGCTCATGCTGGGCCCTCAGCGCTTTGGGGGCCCTGGAGGGCCACATGAAGAAGAAGACCAGGGCCCTGGTGCTGCTCAGCCCACAGAACTTGGTGGACTGCAGCAGCCAAGACGGCAACCGTGGCTGCAGAGGAGGTTACATCACCCAGGCTTACCAATATGTCGCACACAACCAAGGCGTCGACTTGGAACGCTCCTACACCATACGAGCACCAG GATGGGCGGTATCGCCATGGTGGGGGGAAAGGCTGGCCACTGCTCCAGCTTCTGCGTGCTTCCGCGGAGGGACGAGGCAGAGCCGCAGGCCGCCGTGAGACGCGTGGCTGTGGCCGTGAATGTTGTGCTGCCGTCCTTCCAAATCTACAAGGGAG ATCTAGAAATGTTTCGGAGCCTGCTGTTCGCCATCTTGTGGGGATTAGCAGAGGCCGACATCAGTCCGGCTCTGGATGATCACTGGGAGCTCTGGAAGAAGATGCATAACAAGGTTTACTCTCATCAG GTGGAGGAGTCTGGTCGCAGGCAGATCTGGGAAGAGAACCTACAGATGATAAACGTCCACAACCTGGAAACCTCCCTGGGCTTGCACACCTTTGAGTTGGCCATGAACCACCTGGGAGACCTG ACCAGAGAGGAGATCAGCGGCACCCTCACTGGCACCATCATTCCCTCAGACCTGGAAAGGTATCATTTTAACTTCAACTGGGACAAAAGCAGTCGGCTGCCGCACTCGCTGGACTGGAGGGAAAGAGGCCTGGTGACTGAGGTCAAGATGCAG GGTCCTTGTGGGTCCTGCTGGGCCTTCAGTGCCGTGGGAGCTCTGGAAGGTCAACTGAAGAAGACAACGGGGGTCCTGACGTCCTTGAGTCCACAGAACCTGGTGGATTGTTCCCTCGAGTACGGCAACCATGGTTGCCATGGCGGCTTCATGGCAAACGCTTTTAAATATGTCAACCAGAACAAGGGCATCGACTCGGACAATACCTATCCCTACATGGGAAAG CGTGGCGAGTGCAAGTACAACGTGCAGGATCGTGCTGCCAACTGTTCAGGTTACGTGTACATCCCAAAGGGGAATGAAAAGGCACTAAAGATGGCGCTGGCAATGGTTGGGCCAATTTCCATCGCCGTGGACGCTTCACgacccaaattccatttttaccGTCACG GTGTGTACCAGGACAACACGTGCACGCACAAAGTCAACCATGGCGTGCTAGCTGTGGGCTACGGCACAGAAAAAGGAAGTGACTACTGGCTGGTCAAGAACAG CTGGGGCGTCCGTTATGGCGACGAGGGCTACATCAAGATGGCTCGGAACCGACGCAACCAGTGTGGCATTGCGCTCTATGCTTGTTTTCCTGTCATGTGA
- the LOC129173058 gene encoding cathepsin K-like isoform X2: protein MMGGIAMVGGKAGHCSSFCVLPRRDEAEPQAAVRRVAVAVNVVLPSFQIYKGDLEMFRSLLFAILWGLAEADISPALDDHWELWKKMHNKVYSHQVEESGRRQIWEENLQMINVHNLETSLGLHTFELAMNHLGDLTREEISGTLTGTIIPSDLERYHFNFNWDKSSRLPHSLDWRERGLVTEVKMQGPCGSCWAFSAVGALEGQLKKTTGVLTSLSPQNLVDCSLEYGNHGCHGGFMANAFKYVNQNKGIDSDNTYPYMGKRGECKYNVQDRAANCSGYVYIPKGNEKALKMALAMVGPISIAVDASRPKFHFYRHGVYQDNTCTHKVNHGVLAVGYGTEKGSDYWLVKNSWGVRYGDEGYIKMARNRRNQCGIALYACFPVM from the exons at GATGGGCGGTATCGCCATGGTGGGGGGAAAGGCTGGCCACTGCTCCAGCTTCTGCGTGCTTCCGCGGAGGGACGAGGCAGAGCCGCAGGCCGCCGTGAGACGCGTGGCTGTGGCCGTGAATGTTGTGCTGCCGTCCTTCCAAATCTACAAGGGAG ATCTAGAAATGTTTCGGAGCCTGCTGTTCGCCATCTTGTGGGGATTAGCAGAGGCCGACATCAGTCCGGCTCTGGATGATCACTGGGAGCTCTGGAAGAAGATGCATAACAAGGTTTACTCTCATCAG GTGGAGGAGTCTGGTCGCAGGCAGATCTGGGAAGAGAACCTACAGATGATAAACGTCCACAACCTGGAAACCTCCCTGGGCTTGCACACCTTTGAGTTGGCCATGAACCACCTGGGAGACCTG ACCAGAGAGGAGATCAGCGGCACCCTCACTGGCACCATCATTCCCTCAGACCTGGAAAGGTATCATTTTAACTTCAACTGGGACAAAAGCAGTCGGCTGCCGCACTCGCTGGACTGGAGGGAAAGAGGCCTGGTGACTGAGGTCAAGATGCAG GGTCCTTGTGGGTCCTGCTGGGCCTTCAGTGCCGTGGGAGCTCTGGAAGGTCAACTGAAGAAGACAACGGGGGTCCTGACGTCCTTGAGTCCACAGAACCTGGTGGATTGTTCCCTCGAGTACGGCAACCATGGTTGCCATGGCGGCTTCATGGCAAACGCTTTTAAATATGTCAACCAGAACAAGGGCATCGACTCGGACAATACCTATCCCTACATGGGAAAG CGTGGCGAGTGCAAGTACAACGTGCAGGATCGTGCTGCCAACTGTTCAGGTTACGTGTACATCCCAAAGGGGAATGAAAAGGCACTAAAGATGGCGCTGGCAATGGTTGGGCCAATTTCCATCGCCGTGGACGCTTCACgacccaaattccatttttaccGTCACG GTGTGTACCAGGACAACACGTGCACGCACAAAGTCAACCATGGCGTGCTAGCTGTGGGCTACGGCACAGAAAAAGGAAGTGACTACTGGCTGGTCAAGAACAG CTGGGGCGTCCGTTATGGCGACGAGGGCTACATCAAGATGGCTCGGAACCGACGCAACCAGTGTGGCATTGCGCTCTATGCTTGTTTTCCTGTCATGTGA
- the LOC129173058 gene encoding cathepsin K-like isoform X3 encodes MGGIAMVGGKAGHCSSFCVLPRRDEAEPQAAVRRVAVAVNVVLPSFQIYKGDLEMFRSLLFAILWGLAEADISPALDDHWELWKKMHNKVYSHQVEESGRRQIWEENLQMINVHNLETSLGLHTFELAMNHLGDLTREEISGTLTGTIIPSDLERYHFNFNWDKSSRLPHSLDWRERGLVTEVKMQGPCGSCWAFSAVGALEGQLKKTTGVLTSLSPQNLVDCSLEYGNHGCHGGFMANAFKYVNQNKGIDSDNTYPYMGKRGECKYNVQDRAANCSGYVYIPKGNEKALKMALAMVGPISIAVDASRPKFHFYRHGVYQDNTCTHKVNHGVLAVGYGTEKGSDYWLVKNSWGVRYGDEGYIKMARNRRNQCGIALYACFPVM; translated from the exons ATGGGCGGTATCGCCATGGTGGGGGGAAAGGCTGGCCACTGCTCCAGCTTCTGCGTGCTTCCGCGGAGGGACGAGGCAGAGCCGCAGGCCGCCGTGAGACGCGTGGCTGTGGCCGTGAATGTTGTGCTGCCGTCCTTCCAAATCTACAAGGGAG ATCTAGAAATGTTTCGGAGCCTGCTGTTCGCCATCTTGTGGGGATTAGCAGAGGCCGACATCAGTCCGGCTCTGGATGATCACTGGGAGCTCTGGAAGAAGATGCATAACAAGGTTTACTCTCATCAG GTGGAGGAGTCTGGTCGCAGGCAGATCTGGGAAGAGAACCTACAGATGATAAACGTCCACAACCTGGAAACCTCCCTGGGCTTGCACACCTTTGAGTTGGCCATGAACCACCTGGGAGACCTG ACCAGAGAGGAGATCAGCGGCACCCTCACTGGCACCATCATTCCCTCAGACCTGGAAAGGTATCATTTTAACTTCAACTGGGACAAAAGCAGTCGGCTGCCGCACTCGCTGGACTGGAGGGAAAGAGGCCTGGTGACTGAGGTCAAGATGCAG GGTCCTTGTGGGTCCTGCTGGGCCTTCAGTGCCGTGGGAGCTCTGGAAGGTCAACTGAAGAAGACAACGGGGGTCCTGACGTCCTTGAGTCCACAGAACCTGGTGGATTGTTCCCTCGAGTACGGCAACCATGGTTGCCATGGCGGCTTCATGGCAAACGCTTTTAAATATGTCAACCAGAACAAGGGCATCGACTCGGACAATACCTATCCCTACATGGGAAAG CGTGGCGAGTGCAAGTACAACGTGCAGGATCGTGCTGCCAACTGTTCAGGTTACGTGTACATCCCAAAGGGGAATGAAAAGGCACTAAAGATGGCGCTGGCAATGGTTGGGCCAATTTCCATCGCCGTGGACGCTTCACgacccaaattccatttttaccGTCACG GTGTGTACCAGGACAACACGTGCACGCACAAAGTCAACCATGGCGTGCTAGCTGTGGGCTACGGCACAGAAAAAGGAAGTGACTACTGGCTGGTCAAGAACAG CTGGGGCGTCCGTTATGGCGACGAGGGCTACATCAAGATGGCTCGGAACCGACGCAACCAGTGTGGCATTGCGCTCTATGCTTGTTTTCCTGTCATGTGA